In a genomic window of Demequina muriae:
- a CDS encoding UDP-N-acetylmuramate dehydrogenase — protein MTRLADLTTLRVGGPVGRLVEAGSERDLIDAVRDADRAGEPVLVLGGGSNLLAGDDGFAGVVVRDARSELSVQDDGMCGGVSITATAGMRWDDVVSRAVHEGWVGIESLSGIPGSTGATPVQNVGAYGAEVSDVIALVRVWDRLEERVRSLARIDCGFGYRDSVLKRSMRGLAPDGGVWHPTPRYVVLDVTFQMRQGTRSGPIRYAQLADALGIAPGERAPIDAVREAVLRVRGAKGMVLDDADPDTWSAGSFFTNPVLTADAAAGLPEEAPWYPAVDGAVKTSAAWLIEQAGFSRGFASPGSAAAVSTKHTLALTNRGGATAGDVAALARTVRDGVRDRFGITLVPEPVLLGVDL, from the coding sequence ATGACACGCCTCGCGGACCTCACCACCCTGCGCGTGGGCGGGCCCGTGGGGCGGCTGGTGGAGGCCGGCTCCGAGCGCGACCTCATCGACGCCGTCCGCGACGCCGACCGCGCAGGCGAGCCGGTGCTCGTGCTCGGCGGAGGGTCGAACCTGCTCGCAGGTGACGACGGCTTCGCTGGCGTGGTGGTGCGGGACGCGCGCTCCGAGCTGTCGGTGCAGGACGACGGCATGTGCGGCGGGGTGTCGATCACGGCGACCGCTGGCATGCGCTGGGACGACGTGGTGAGCCGCGCGGTGCACGAGGGCTGGGTCGGCATCGAGTCGCTGTCGGGCATCCCGGGGTCGACGGGGGCCACCCCCGTCCAGAACGTGGGCGCCTATGGCGCCGAGGTCTCCGATGTGATCGCCCTGGTGAGAGTCTGGGACCGGCTCGAGGAGCGGGTGCGCTCCCTGGCTCGCATCGACTGCGGGTTCGGGTATCGCGACTCCGTGCTCAAGCGGTCGATGCGCGGTCTGGCTCCCGATGGCGGCGTGTGGCATCCCACCCCGAGGTATGTCGTGCTCGACGTGACCTTCCAGATGCGACAGGGGACCCGCTCGGGGCCGATTCGCTACGCGCAGCTCGCCGACGCGCTCGGCATCGCTCCCGGCGAGCGCGCCCCCATCGACGCGGTCCGCGAGGCGGTGCTGCGCGTGCGCGGCGCCAAGGGGATGGTGCTTGACGACGCCGATCCCGACACGTGGAGCGCGGGCTCGTTCTTCACCAACCCGGTGCTCACGGCCGATGCGGCGGCGGGGCTGCCCGAGGAGGCCCCGTGGTACCCGGCCGTCGACGGCGCCGTGAAGACCTCGGCGGCATGGCTCATCGAGCAGGCAGGCTTCTCGCGCGGCTTCGCGTCGCCTGGCTCCGCCGCCGCGGTGTCCACCAAGCACACCCTCGCGCTGACGAACCGCGGTGGGGCCACGGCCGGAGACGTCGCCGCGCTGGCGCGCACCGTGCGCGACGGGGTCCGCGACCGCTTCGGGATCACGCTGGTCCCCGAACCCGTGCTGCTCGGCGTCGACCTGTAG
- a CDS encoding ABC transporter permease, with protein MFRIALKSVRHNPKRLLLTAFAVALGVSLVAASHTFTNALSSGFSGLFSDIYAATDVIVEEDPDVAESDGGDPFAATEGIFAPADVDAIAGVDGVDVAIGGIQVPGAVLPPESDETATDPFSAGGAPSQLFNWSGIPEIDQSTLVDGRGPESDGELVLDIDAAPRLGYDLGDQVRIATDDGVFEFELVGTVRFGESNSLQGATLGFMTDADAHVLADDPNFQQVSVLVADGTDPGTVVDRVSEVIPDGTRAITGEDKAAEETESLDEVLNYVDIFAIAFALISLFVGAYIIVNTFRIIVTQRTREFGLMRAIGVTGRQVRTMILLEALVVAILASTIGIAMGYLLALAAAGLVSVFAGDIFGTLTLPLEAVLWAYGLGTLVTLVSALLPAITASRISPMEALRESATSGKKPLKVRNIVGAALALVGVIAITTGLYAGLERPYIYVGIGAVLLVLGATLLAAQVLVPMAFGLRHLLTRMFGVDGKLAANNIRREPRRSANTAAALMIGVMLLALVATFTESLKTVVTAQFAQTEADFFVFSTQGAVPPGAIDVIEGVDGVDFSSSLGVDAAMFEGEQLPVATVDPETADAAFDYNNDPDFTELDGGVFIDPGVQDRGVELGDEITLEGPEGEVALTVTGLYLNEGDANFWVDEETGRALFGEVDIVQAMVVLDDAMDVDEAQTALQDALAEDFPLVTLQQPGALEQFANQFIDLLLGVISALLGSALVIAILGVANTLLLSVTERTREIGLLRAVGLKRSSVWRMITVESMVMAVFGTILGMILGVSLGTALVLALEDFGFDGVTIPWVWLVIYTVLAAIAGVVAAIWPAWRASRLDILKAIATDG; from the coding sequence ATGTTCAGAATTGCGCTCAAGTCCGTTCGGCACAACCCCAAGCGGCTGCTGCTCACCGCCTTCGCGGTCGCACTCGGCGTCTCCCTCGTCGCGGCCTCTCACACCTTCACGAACGCGCTGTCATCCGGCTTCTCCGGACTGTTCTCCGACATCTACGCCGCCACCGACGTCATCGTCGAGGAGGACCCCGACGTCGCCGAGTCGGATGGCGGCGACCCGTTCGCCGCGACCGAGGGCATCTTCGCGCCCGCCGACGTCGACGCGATCGCCGGGGTCGACGGCGTGGACGTCGCCATCGGCGGCATCCAGGTCCCGGGGGCCGTGCTGCCTCCTGAGTCGGACGAGACCGCCACCGACCCGTTCTCTGCCGGGGGCGCCCCGAGCCAGCTGTTCAACTGGTCCGGCATTCCCGAGATCGACCAGTCGACCCTCGTCGACGGCCGCGGCCCCGAGTCCGACGGCGAGCTCGTGCTCGACATCGATGCGGCGCCGCGGCTCGGCTACGACCTGGGCGACCAGGTACGGATCGCCACCGACGACGGCGTGTTCGAGTTCGAGCTCGTGGGCACCGTCCGGTTCGGTGAGTCGAACAGCCTGCAGGGCGCGACGCTCGGCTTCATGACCGATGCCGACGCTCACGTGCTCGCCGACGACCCCAACTTCCAGCAGGTGAGCGTGCTCGTCGCCGACGGCACCGACCCGGGCACTGTCGTCGACCGCGTCTCCGAGGTGATCCCCGACGGCACGCGCGCGATCACCGGCGAGGACAAGGCCGCCGAGGAGACCGAGTCCCTCGATGAGGTCCTGAACTACGTCGACATCTTCGCCATCGCGTTCGCGCTGATCTCACTGTTCGTGGGCGCGTACATCATCGTGAACACGTTCCGCATCATCGTGACCCAGCGCACGCGCGAGTTCGGACTGATGCGCGCGATCGGAGTGACGGGCCGCCAGGTGCGGACCATGATCCTGCTCGAGGCGCTGGTGGTCGCGATCCTCGCCTCCACCATCGGCATCGCGATGGGCTACCTGCTCGCGCTCGCCGCGGCGGGACTCGTCAGCGTGTTCGCCGGTGACATCTTCGGCACTCTCACGCTTCCGCTCGAGGCGGTGCTGTGGGCCTACGGCCTCGGCACCCTGGTGACGCTCGTCTCGGCCCTGCTGCCGGCCATCACCGCCTCCCGCATCTCTCCCATGGAGGCGCTCCGCGAGTCGGCCACCAGCGGCAAGAAGCCGCTCAAGGTGCGAAACATCGTGGGCGCCGCCTTGGCTCTGGTGGGCGTCATCGCGATCACCACCGGGCTGTACGCGGGCCTCGAGCGGCCGTACATCTACGTCGGCATCGGTGCGGTGCTGCTGGTGCTGGGGGCGACCCTGCTCGCGGCCCAGGTGCTGGTGCCGATGGCCTTCGGGCTGCGGCACCTGCTCACCCGGATGTTCGGGGTGGACGGCAAGCTGGCGGCCAACAACATTCGCCGCGAGCCGCGCAGGAGCGCCAACACTGCGGCGGCACTGATGATCGGCGTGATGCTGCTCGCCCTCGTGGCGACGTTCACCGAGTCGCTCAAGACGGTGGTCACCGCCCAGTTCGCGCAGACGGAGGCAGACTTCTTCGTGTTCTCGACGCAGGGTGCGGTTCCCCCTGGCGCGATCGACGTGATCGAGGGCGTGGACGGCGTCGACTTCTCGTCGAGCCTGGGCGTTGATGCCGCGATGTTCGAGGGCGAGCAGCTCCCGGTCGCGACGGTCGACCCCGAGACCGCGGACGCGGCATTCGACTACAACAACGATCCAGACTTCACCGAGCTCGACGGCGGCGTGTTCATCGATCCAGGCGTGCAGGACCGTGGCGTCGAACTCGGCGACGAGATCACGCTCGAGGGACCTGAGGGCGAGGTGGCGCTCACCGTGACAGGGCTCTACCTCAACGAAGGCGACGCCAACTTCTGGGTGGACGAGGAGACAGGCCGCGCGCTGTTCGGCGAGGTCGACATCGTCCAAGCCATGGTGGTGCTCGACGATGCCATGGACGTCGATGAGGCCCAGACGGCGCTCCAGGACGCGCTCGCCGAGGACTTCCCGCTGGTGACCCTGCAGCAGCCGGGCGCCCTCGAGCAGTTCGCCAACCAGTTCATCGACCTGCTCCTGGGCGTCATCTCCGCCCTGCTGGGCAGCGCGCTGGTGATCGCGATCCTGGGCGTGGCGAACACGCTGCTCCTATCGGTGACCGAGCGCACCAGGGAGATCGGACTGCTGCGGGCCGTCGGCCTCAAGCGCAGCTCCGTGTGGCGCATGATCACGGTCGAATCCATGGTGATGGCGGTGTTCGGCACCATCCTCGGCATGATCCTGGGCGTGTCGCTCGGCACTGCCCTGGTGCTTGCGCTCGAGGACTTCGGCTTCGACGGCGTCACGATTCCGTGGGTATGGCTCGTGATCTACACGGTGCTGGCCGCGATCGCGGGAGTCGTGGCGGCCATCTGGCCGGCATGGCGCGCCTCGCGGCTCGACATCCTGAAGGCCATCGCCACCGACGGGTAG
- a CDS encoding ABC transporter ATP-binding protein gives MTTTAAPVLAASMRDGYKDYGFGEAAVRALDGINVDIARSEFTAIMGPSGSGKSTLLHTLAGLDRLTAGSSMIAETTITQLSEAQITEVRRKYIGFVFQSFNLIPSLNARENITLPLDISGTDVDKAWFDEIITILGLGDRLTHLPAELSGGQQQRVAVARALVSRPEIIFADEPSGNLDSRSGSELLTFMRRAVKEFGQTIVMVTHDPTAAAYADRIVFLEDGQIVDEMREPTAERVLDRMKKMGH, from the coding sequence ATGACCACGACGGCGGCACCCGTGCTCGCGGCTTCCATGCGCGACGGATACAAGGACTACGGTTTCGGCGAGGCCGCCGTGCGCGCGCTGGACGGCATCAACGTCGACATCGCCCGCAGCGAGTTCACGGCCATCATGGGGCCCTCCGGCTCCGGCAAGTCGACCCTGCTGCACACCCTCGCAGGCCTCGACCGACTCACCGCCGGATCTTCCATGATCGCGGAGACGACCATCACGCAGCTCTCCGAGGCGCAGATCACCGAGGTCAGGCGCAAGTACATCGGCTTCGTGTTCCAGTCCTTCAACCTGATCCCCTCGCTCAACGCCCGCGAGAACATCACCCTCCCGCTCGACATCTCGGGCACCGACGTCGACAAGGCGTGGTTCGACGAGATCATCACCATTCTGGGACTGGGCGACCGGCTCACCCACCTGCCGGCCGAGCTGTCCGGTGGACAGCAGCAGCGCGTCGCCGTCGCTCGCGCGCTCGTGTCGCGGCCGGAGATCATCTTCGCTGACGAGCCGTCCGGCAACCTCGACTCGCGGTCCGGCTCGGAGCTGCTGACGTTCATGCGCCGCGCGGTCAAGGAGTTCGGGCAGACCATCGTGATGGTCACCCACGACCCCACCGCCGCCGCGTACGCCGACCGCATCGTCTTCCTCGAGGACGGACAGATCGTGGATGAGATGCGCGAGCCGACCGCCGAGCGCGTGCTCGACCGCATGAAGAAGATGGGGCACTAG
- a CDS encoding response regulator transcription factor, with protein sequence MIRVGLVDDQAMVRVGLRMILEAEQDIEIVGEAADGADAQALVRDHAPDVVLMDIRMPGMDGLAATEQVIAAHPNARIVILTTFDDDEYVYEALRVGASGFLLKSADGDTLVNAVRVVAGGEALLAPEVTRRVIERFAAPVAPTPGSTGPDGEHVPSPEAIGDLSDREVEVLQLIARGMSNQEIASELWVSSTTVKTHVSHILTKLGVRDRVQAVVEAYESGIVVPKG encoded by the coding sequence GTGATCCGAGTAGGACTGGTCGACGACCAGGCGATGGTGCGCGTCGGCCTGCGCATGATCCTCGAGGCCGAGCAGGACATCGAGATCGTGGGCGAGGCCGCGGACGGCGCCGACGCGCAGGCGCTGGTGCGCGATCACGCGCCCGACGTGGTGCTGATGGACATCCGCATGCCCGGCATGGACGGGCTCGCCGCGACGGAGCAGGTGATCGCCGCCCACCCCAACGCGCGGATCGTCATCCTCACCACCTTCGACGACGACGAGTACGTGTACGAGGCGCTGCGCGTGGGAGCCTCCGGGTTCCTGCTCAAGAGCGCCGACGGCGACACGCTCGTGAATGCCGTCCGGGTGGTGGCAGGCGGCGAGGCGCTGCTCGCACCAGAGGTGACGCGACGCGTCATCGAGCGCTTCGCGGCGCCGGTGGCCCCCACGCCAGGCTCGACCGGTCCGGACGGCGAGCATGTGCCGTCGCCCGAGGCCATCGGCGACCTGTCGGATCGTGAGGTCGAGGTGCTCCAGCTCATCGCCCGCGGGATGTCGAACCAGGAGATCGCCTCGGAGCTGTGGGTGTCGTCCACCACCGTCAAGACTCACGTCAGCCACATCCTCACCAAGCTCGGGGTGCGCGATCGCGTGCAGGCCGTCGTCGAGGCCTACGAATCCGGCATCGTCGTTCCCAAGGGGTGA
- a CDS encoding sensor histidine kinase, with protein MDLRPPRWNDALVVGGLLALSVMWAASLTGFQYAEIRPIDPLGYTLLVAMVIPLLWRQRYPRAVLWLTGGAWIVVVGLGYEATPGMLGLFLAIYGIASYMPRATAIRHSAALLGVMLAWTAVGTLSSDAVPTSALFAIPVAVIVPFAIGVGDRRRRQRVSELEVAHARREQAGYEAATDAVRAERARIARELHDVVAHEITVMTLQAEGARRRLGAADPDLAETLSTIASSGRTGLEEMQRMIGVLRASELEANQRVDTDRALATGAIVPGASAGDGLSPMPSLAALPSLVRHVQESGLPVTLEISGSAHVPAGVEVSAYRIVQEALTNALKHAGRGARAEVIVKRTADAVHISVEDDGKAAPGDSPRLPGGHGLTGMAERVQALGGALSHGPRRGGGFQVHAVLPSGDDQVSGSVSREQARTAESRGAST; from the coding sequence ATGGACCTGAGGCCGCCGCGGTGGAACGACGCGCTCGTCGTCGGCGGACTGCTGGCGCTCAGCGTGATGTGGGCGGCCTCGCTCACCGGCTTCCAATACGCAGAGATCCGGCCCATCGATCCGCTCGGCTACACGCTGCTGGTCGCGATGGTCATCCCGCTGCTGTGGCGTCAGCGCTACCCCCGCGCGGTGCTGTGGCTCACAGGCGGCGCGTGGATCGTCGTGGTCGGGCTCGGCTACGAGGCCACGCCAGGGATGCTCGGGCTGTTCCTCGCGATCTACGGCATCGCGTCGTACATGCCGCGCGCGACCGCCATCCGCCACAGTGCGGCCCTGCTGGGCGTGATGCTCGCCTGGACTGCCGTCGGCACCCTGTCGTCCGACGCGGTGCCCACGAGTGCCCTGTTCGCGATCCCGGTCGCCGTGATCGTGCCGTTCGCGATCGGCGTCGGTGACCGTCGACGGCGCCAGCGCGTGAGCGAGCTCGAGGTGGCGCACGCGCGCCGCGAACAGGCCGGCTACGAGGCCGCGACCGACGCCGTGCGCGCCGAGCGCGCGCGAATCGCCCGCGAGCTGCACGACGTCGTGGCCCACGAGATCACGGTGATGACACTCCAAGCGGAGGGCGCGCGCCGGCGACTGGGCGCTGCCGACCCCGACTTGGCCGAGACGCTGTCCACGATCGCCTCGTCGGGGCGCACCGGCCTGGAGGAGATGCAGCGCATGATCGGCGTGCTGCGCGCCTCCGAGCTCGAGGCGAACCAGCGCGTCGACACCGACCGCGCGCTCGCGACCGGCGCGATCGTCCCGGGCGCATCGGCCGGAGACGGGCTCTCCCCCATGCCGTCGCTCGCCGCGCTGCCCTCGCTGGTGCGTCACGTCCAGGAGTCCGGGCTGCCCGTCACCCTCGAGATCTCGGGATCCGCGCATGTCCCTGCGGGCGTCGAGGTCAGCGCGTACCGCATCGTCCAGGAGGCGCTCACGAACGCGCTCAAGCACGCGGGCCGGGGCGCGCGGGCCGAGGTGATCGTCAAGCGCACGGCCGATGCCGTGCACATCAGCGTCGAGGACGACGGCAAGGCGGCACCGGGTGACAGCCCGCGCCTCCCGGGCGGACACGGTCTCACGGGCATGGCGGAGCGCGTGCAGGCGTTGGGCGGGGCGCTGTCTCACGGCCCGCGCCGGGGCGGCGGGTTCCAGGTGCACGCGGTGCTGCCATCGGGCGATGATCAGGTATCGGGCTCGGTGTCGCGAGAGCAGGCACGGACCGCAGAATCGAGAGGGGCATCCACGTGA
- a CDS encoding response regulator transcription factor, producing the protein MLLVEDETRLVETLVKGLRTADIDATAVRTGREGLRLALEGDFDIMVLDIGLPDQEGFTVLRKLRAAGSDLPVIILTARTSAEDTVRGLERGADDYMAKPFSFDVLVARIRLRARAHPEDDPTAAQLIRVGRCELDPIERTLACDGLDVPLSPREFQLAHLLMSRGGEVVPRADALQDVWGSAARDNVLDVYIRYLRAHLGQDAIETVRGVGYRFVG; encoded by the coding sequence ATGCTGCTGGTGGAGGACGAGACCAGGCTGGTCGAGACCCTCGTCAAGGGTCTGCGCACGGCAGACATCGACGCGACGGCGGTGCGCACCGGCCGCGAGGGGCTGCGGCTCGCGCTCGAGGGCGACTTCGACATCATGGTGCTCGACATCGGCCTGCCGGACCAGGAAGGCTTCACCGTGCTGCGGAAGCTGCGGGCGGCCGGCTCCGACCTGCCCGTCATCATCCTGACCGCGCGCACGTCCGCCGAGGACACGGTCAGGGGGCTCGAGCGCGGCGCCGACGACTACATGGCCAAGCCGTTCTCCTTCGACGTGCTCGTGGCGCGCATCCGCCTGCGGGCACGCGCGCACCCCGAGGATGACCCGACCGCGGCGCAGCTCATTCGGGTGGGCCGATGCGAGCTCGACCCGATCGAGCGCACGCTCGCCTGCGACGGTCTCGACGTTCCGCTCAGTCCCCGGGAGTTCCAGCTCGCTCACCTGCTGATGTCCCGCGGCGGCGAGGTGGTGCCGCGCGCGGACGCGCTGCAGGACGTCTGGGGCTCGGCCGCCCGCGACAACGTCCTGGACGTCTACATCCGCTACCTCCGCGCCCACCTCGGCCAAGACGCCATCGAGACGGTGCGCGGGGTGGGCTACCGGTTCGTCGGCTGA
- a CDS encoding sensor histidine kinase: MSVRARVLAYLVVLTMAALTIAGITAYGIERSRIDATIVDGLALRTEAFIELAEAPDPTTGEPYASSEDLMREAMIRVVASPTESAVAHVGTVARFVPSYPQRLRLEDDPDFLRIADEHAADRVVVHEAVTDMADYRFAAVPIVEPDGDTVAVFTIATNRGALVKNLSETFQIYALVALLALAMIGVIAWTTVGRMLRPISVLEGKARHISEHDLAERIPVSGQDDLARLSRTVNAMLDRLERAFADQRRLLDDASHELRTPLAIMRTNLELIEPRDPEEVLRMQSDLLDEVDMMSRLVDDLVTLAKSDRPEFVLRESVALGELTSTTFARAQALGDRDWHLDAEGDATLLVDAQRITQAWLQLAANAVKFSAPGSTVGLGSRVLRHEIHLWVRDQGRGIAPADQERVLERFHRVDPETEGTGLGLPIASAIAIAHGGRLAVQSRLGEGSTFTLVLPRNGDAT, encoded by the coding sequence ATGTCAGTCCGGGCGCGGGTGCTTGCCTACCTCGTGGTGCTCACGATGGCCGCCCTCACCATCGCCGGCATCACCGCCTACGGCATCGAGCGGTCCCGGATCGACGCGACCATCGTCGATGGACTGGCGCTCCGCACCGAGGCGTTCATCGAGCTCGCCGAGGCGCCTGACCCCACCACGGGTGAGCCGTACGCGTCGTCGGAGGACCTCATGCGCGAGGCCATGATCCGCGTGGTGGCCAGCCCCACCGAGAGCGCGGTGGCGCACGTCGGTACGGTCGCCCGGTTCGTTCCCTCGTACCCCCAGCGCCTGCGGCTCGAGGATGACCCCGACTTCCTGCGCATCGCCGATGAGCACGCAGCTGACCGCGTGGTGGTGCACGAGGCCGTCACAGACATGGCGGACTACCGTTTCGCGGCGGTCCCGATCGTCGAGCCCGACGGCGACACCGTGGCGGTGTTCACGATCGCGACGAACCGAGGTGCGCTCGTGAAGAACCTGTCGGAGACGTTCCAGATCTATGCGCTCGTGGCCCTGCTCGCGCTCGCGATGATCGGCGTCATCGCCTGGACGACGGTGGGGCGGATGCTGCGCCCCATCTCCGTGCTCGAGGGGAAGGCCCGCCACATCAGCGAGCACGATCTCGCCGAGCGGATCCCGGTCTCGGGACAGGATGACCTCGCCCGCCTGTCGCGCACGGTGAACGCCATGCTCGACCGGCTCGAGCGCGCGTTCGCCGACCAGCGCCGCCTGCTCGACGACGCCTCCCACGAACTGCGCACGCCCCTCGCGATCATGCGCACCAACCTCGAGCTCATCGAGCCACGGGATCCGGAGGAGGTGCTCCGCATGCAGAGCGATCTGCTGGACGAGGTCGACATGATGTCGCGGCTGGTGGACGACCTCGTCACCCTCGCGAAGTCCGACCGCCCGGAATTCGTGCTTCGGGAGAGCGTCGCGCTCGGCGAGCTCACGTCCACGACCTTCGCGCGCGCACAGGCCTTGGGCGACAGGGACTGGCACCTGGACGCCGAGGGCGACGCGACGCTGCTGGTGGATGCGCAGCGCATCACGCAGGCATGGCTGCAGCTGGCCGCCAATGCCGTGAAGTTCTCCGCGCCCGGCTCCACCGTCGGCCTGGGATCGCGGGTGCTTCGCCACGAGATCCACCTGTGGGTCAGGGACCAGGGCCGTGGGATCGCTCCCGCCGATCAGGAGCGGGTGCTCGAGCGGTTCCATCGCGTGGATCCTGAAACCGAGGGCACGGGGCTCGGACTGCCCATCGCGTCCGCGATCGCGATCGCCCACGGCGGACGACTCGCGGTGCAATCGCGCCTCGGAGAGGGATCGACCTTCACACTGGTGCTGCCGAGGAACGGAGATGCGACGTGA
- a CDS encoding ABC transporter permease has translation MSALETRRSPSWGSLVADRMVLELKEFTRSREQMIFIFAFPMIFLVLFGTIFGGQTLGDTDVTFSQYFLAGMIATGILNTGFQSLAISLSIDRDEDLLKRIYATPLPATGYFTGKITQVLLVSIVQIAILLTLGVLLYDVSLPTDASRWWTFTWVFLLGTAASSAVGIATSSLLRNGKAASAILTPVVLFLQFTSGVFFVFTQLPTYLQTVAEIFPLKWLAQGMRSVFLPEYFEAQEANGSWEHPMTAIMLTVWFVLGLVVAIRTFRWMRSDDS, from the coding sequence ATGAGCGCGCTCGAGACACGGCGGTCGCCGAGCTGGGGATCGCTGGTCGCGGATCGCATGGTGCTCGAACTCAAGGAGTTCACCCGGTCGCGCGAGCAGATGATCTTCATCTTCGCGTTCCCGATGATCTTCCTCGTGCTGTTCGGCACCATCTTCGGCGGCCAGACGCTGGGCGACACAGATGTGACGTTCTCGCAGTACTTCCTCGCGGGCATGATCGCGACCGGAATCCTGAACACCGGGTTCCAGTCGCTGGCGATCTCGTTGTCGATCGACCGCGACGAGGATCTGCTCAAGCGCATCTACGCCACTCCCCTGCCCGCGACGGGATACTTCACCGGCAAGATCACGCAGGTGCTGCTCGTCTCGATCGTGCAGATCGCGATCCTGCTGACGCTCGGCGTCCTGTTGTACGACGTCAGTCTCCCCACCGATGCGTCCCGCTGGTGGACCTTCACCTGGGTCTTCCTGCTGGGCACCGCCGCCTCGTCCGCCGTGGGCATCGCCACGTCTTCGCTCCTGCGCAACGGCAAGGCCGCATCCGCGATCCTGACGCCGGTGGTGCTGTTCCTGCAGTTCACCTCGGGGGTCTTCTTCGTCTTCACCCAGCTGCCCACCTACCTGCAGACGGTCGCGGAGATCTTCCCGCTCAAGTGGCTCGCGCAGGGAATGCGCTCGGTGTTCCTGCCGGAGTACTTCGAAGCCCAAGAGGCCAATGGGTCGTGGGAGCACCCCATGACCGCCATCATGCTCACGGTGTGGTTCGTGCTCGGCCTCGTCGTAGCGATTCGCACATTCCGCTGGATGCGCTCCGACGACAGCTAG
- a CDS encoding ABC transporter ATP-binding protein translates to MTTPAIEIAGLRKTYGAKNAVDGIDLEVHRGEVFALLGPNGAGKSTTVEILGGFRKRTAGEVTVLGLDPAHPTRHWRERLGVMLQSTSGSTVLTPREALHHAARLYPNPRDIDETLATVGLTEKANEKPRLLSGGQRRRLEVALAVMGNPELVFLDEPTTGFDPEARRQFWTLIESLRDQGTTILLTTHYLDEADRLADRIGIIANGTMVALDTPEGLRARATDAWVSWNEDGTLRREPTPTPTAFLRDLLSRHDGEIPRLQVTHPSLEDVYLELIGAAQADADAAKEVTA, encoded by the coding sequence ATGACGACACCAGCCATCGAGATCGCGGGTCTGCGCAAGACCTACGGAGCCAAGAACGCGGTCGACGGGATCGACCTCGAGGTCCATCGCGGCGAGGTCTTCGCCCTGCTGGGGCCGAACGGGGCCGGCAAGTCGACCACGGTCGAGATTCTCGGCGGGTTCCGCAAGCGCACCGCGGGCGAGGTCACGGTCCTCGGCCTTGACCCCGCGCACCCCACCCGACACTGGCGCGAGCGCCTCGGCGTGATGCTGCAGTCGACCAGCGGCAGCACCGTCCTCACGCCGCGCGAAGCCCTTCACCATGCCGCCCGCCTCTACCCGAACCCGCGAGACATCGACGAGACGCTCGCGACCGTGGGACTCACCGAGAAGGCGAATGAGAAGCCGCGGCTGCTCTCCGGCGGCCAGCGACGACGCCTGGAGGTGGCGCTCGCAGTGATGGGCAACCCGGAGCTGGTGTTCCTCGACGAGCCCACCACCGGCTTCGATCCCGAGGCTCGGCGCCAGTTCTGGACGCTGATCGAGTCCCTCCGTGATCAGGGGACGACCATCCTGCTGACCACTCACTACCTCGACGAGGCGGATCGACTCGCGGACCGCATCGGCATCATCGCCAACGGCACCATGGTCGCCCTGGACACGCCCGAGGGCCTGCGCGCCCGGGCGACCGACGCGTGGGTGAGCTGGAACGAGGACGGCACCCTCCGGCGGGAGCCCACCCCGACGCCCACCGCCTTCCTCCGAGACCTGCTCTCACGCCACGACGGCGAGATCCCACGGCTTCAGGTCACGCACCCGTCCCTCGAGGATGTCTACCTGGAACTCATTGGCGCGGCCCAGGCCGACGCCGACGCCGCAAAGGAGGTGACGGCATGA